The genome window AGAAATTAAGATCTTGATTAGCACTGATTTTTTGTAGTTCAAGGTTGTTCAAGTGCTTCTCTGAACAACTTGAAAGAGTGTGTATCACTCTATTGAAAATGATTAGTGAGTAAAGAACCAACATAATGTTAAGTTGTCCTAAACTTTAATTAGTTATAAGAAACCATGCATCCTAAAGCTAATTAAGTTGTCCCCTGACTGTTTCCCTTTCCCAAGTGTATGATTTTAGATAGGGTAAAAAAGATGGAATACcagtaataattaaaattaaagaaaaaagaacaACAGTTGGAAATTACATTGATTCCTTGCTAATATTTCTCATAAAACATGGGAAGCATTTATGTGCATGTCTGCAGTCACATTAACCAGTAGTAATCGCGGTCGACAAGTTATGAACTTGTCAAAATGGACAACTTGCTGAGCGTTTTAGAGTGTGCTTCTTTAGAGCTTGAGCTGCCTCATGTAACTGCAGATAATATGTATTGTTAACAACAATGTGAATTTTATAGCTGAGTAGTGAGGAAAGGACAAAATGGGGTCTGGGAGTGCCTGTTGCTTCATTTTTAGCTTGGCATTTTCAGCTTTTAAGGTTTGGAGTTGCTGTACCAGCTGAGCTGTATATGCCTGTACATTTCACAAAAATGCGAAAAACAAAAGGATTGTATACATGAGGAAGAAAGCTAAGAGTGATTGTTTCAGGAAAAGCACCTGTTTTCGATCCCTTGAGCGAGCAGCGGACTCCCGGTTCTTGATCAGACGCTGGTTACAGCGATGAGTTGGGGAGGAACTGGAAATGTTGTTTTGATCATCATTTTCACGAGATATTGAAAATCTTTTCCTCCTCGCACTACTACCACTACTCTGCATGCACAATTCCAGCGTCATTGGTTGATgacatgatgatgatgaaaatgagttTGGTTGTGGTGTCAACAACACAACATTGTTAGATGCAGGGAGCAAGACAGGGTTGAGGTTGTAGTTGGGATTCAGAAAGGCTGATTCTTGGAGCTTCACACCATCAAAAGTATTGTTTGGATTTCCAAGAGAGGAGAGATTAGGAATGTCCTTCCAAATTTCTTCCATCTTTTCAGATACTACAAGAAGaatcaggggcggatctaggatcTAATCTTAGAGGGGACACCAAATTATTTTcttaactcataagtcataacagATTGATAAATGTACCTGCATGCTATAGTCAAGAACCAGCAAGGCAGCAACCACAGTCTCACAAGTCACAGCCAAGCCAAAAGTATAGTATTTTGCGACAAAAATGAGTGTCTGCCAACAACTCTTGCCCCTGAAATCTCACACATAAGCACTCTTagcattaattaaataaaaattacatagctatacacatatatactgaAACATACTAGAGAGTAGACATGTTTATTAAAACCTGGCCTGGTATATACACAATTATAGGCAGATTCTCCTAGACTTCATTTTCTGAAATTGCTtgattatattttctgttgAGATAGTCTCAAACATCTCTCTTTCGACATAAGTTACTAAACAATCATTCATCCACTCGTCTCCCATTCGGTTGCGCAACGTACTTTTGATGATTTTCATGGCTGAAAAAGATCTTTCAACCGTGGCAGTTGCAACTGGAAGGATCAATGACagttttaatagataataaaccAAAGGATATACAAGAGCCTTCTTTGTCTCGATCATTCTTTGTGAAAGATCATTGATACTCTTCAATTCAGAAAAATCAGGATGGTCTCTCACATCCATGATGTAATTCTCAAGCTGATTATCAAGTAATAAGAGTTGCAGTGCCGAAAAATCAGAAAGATAGAACTCTGCGAATTgaattaacttttttttatcGAATACAGAAAAAGAATCAGATGGATTGAGGCAAGCCATACACAAAAGCAATTCTGTGTTCACTTCATTGAATCGACTATTTAACTCTCCCATTTGATCATCTATGATAGtataaaataaatcattctGAAAATGATGCAGATTTGTGAATTCTTGTACTCCACGTCTTGATCTTCCTCGAGTTACAAACACATCTTCCATATTTGGGATACTTACTGAATTCTTTTCACAAAAAACACATATTTCTTCAAGCAGAGATTGCCAACCATTATCCCTCGTGTGTTGAAATCTTCTTTTACATGATTTAACAAGATCCATGGCGTTTACAAGATCTTGATCTTTCCTCTGCAATGCTTGTGATAACTCGTTAGTGATCCCCAATACagtcttcattaaatgcaataAGAACACAAATTCATAATCTATTCATATGAATTAACtatttctttgtttttaaattatatctattcatatttttaatataaatatatgtgtacaaATTACCTTTTAGttccttataattttattaaaccaCTGCAACTTACTTGAACTTTAAAGATTCGCGGGGACAcccctaaattttcaaattttttagggGGACACTTATATTTTTTTCCTGAAATCACGgcggtaattttttatttttttttaattaggggggacacgtgtccccccgTGCCCTTTACTAGATCCCCCCTGAGAAGAATTGAGGTGTTGATACTTATATTTCGCCAAAAGGTCAAGCTCTGCTCTAAACAGGATAACCTACTCCTAAAAACATTTTTCTAACTTAAAAGATAGTATCCCttgatttttaaacaaaattaaaaatcttgaaatttttttattaataaagggAACAATCAATCCTTTATTATAATACGGAGTCTACCATACTACAGTTAACAAGTCACCCTTAATCAATAATAACCTTCTATTATAAACCACATTAcccagttaaccaatcagaataTAGATTTTATTTGATACCAATGAGAAAccctcctaaattttagactaataatattaattcttCAATTTAATCAACTCATTTTCATTATTATAGCTCATCTAATTAAACtctttttcattatctaattaggacttaataataatataattagataatagtagaatttcaaatttattacaattatttttaaattttatttaattcaatATAGATTATTTTAGAACCAATCAGGCCAAGCAATGATATCATTCTTCAAATGTCCTTTTATTAAATTTCATCCGGATATTAACCATGTACAAAACTGATACAAGtttttagtatataatataattaaaccaacatttttttattaactaattataaatcatCTAATTAGACtctttttcattatctaatcAGAACTCATTTAATTAGTCAATAATAGAATTTCAGTTCGACTTTAAGTAATtcccaagattgatattgcaaCATCGTGCCATATATAAAAATAGGATATTATAACAAACTACAAATTACATATATGTTCAGCTATTTTAGTGAGTATAAATTTATGCAATTATATCaggaaaattataaaattaatgtactaaataagaaatttaaaatattattaaaactgaaacattagAAGTTTTAGTCAGTTTGTTAGTCGGTATTGGAACAATTTACGAGCTTTTCTTTATTTATAacacatttataaaaaaaattgattatacatttaaacattttcattaaatacAATCTCTCTgacctatttatttttaaagttttgatGGGTTTAAGTATTAGAAACTTATTTAATATGTTCAATAAAAACATATTAACTTAAATACCTCTATCAATCatttaaaagtaaattttagttaaaatatatatcattaaatataaatatattttgaaacaaaactaaatactataaattatttaatgtaAAAAACAGATGATAAACGAGTAGTAAAATAATTTCGGTATGAAGAAAAAGATAGAGTTCAAAGGGCAAATTGGTCCTTGAAAAAAAAGGTGAAAAAGGGTATCTTGGACTTGGAGTAGGAGAAGGAAAGTATTGGGAAACGAAAAAGAGGAGGTGGAGAGGGTTTggtataattttacatttaacATCAGTTTTGTCTCTCTTCCTCTCTGCTCCAGAGCGGCGATCGGATCCTTCTCCTGATCCGACCCAAATTCAATTTTTGATTCACATTATCATAATCTTCAACTAGTTGCAATTGTGTTGAAACACACAGTCGATCAACACAAGGAGGCTTAGCTTATCAATTAATCTATCATCTTAATTatcaaaccctaatttcaatGGCAGCTGCAGATACATCGTTATCCtcctcatcatcctcatctGTATCGATGACTAGTCCGTCTTGGACTCAACAAGAAGAAGCGCCGCCGGTGATTTCTGTTGTAATCGGCGGTGAGTCTGGTAATCAGGATAACAGTAATGCTGGTGGCTTGAAGCAAGTGTGGGGGAAGCCGGTTAATGTGAATGGGAGTAGTGGTGGTGCTGCTGTTTTGAGTGCTGCGGTGGCTACGGTTGATGTTAGTTCTCGTGCTAGTGAGGCTCCTGCTGCCGGTGTTGTTATGGATACGCACTCGTGGCCTGCGCTTTCCAAAGCGCCTCCCAAATCTGCTTCTTCCGATTCCGTGCCGACATCTCACTCGGTTTGTTTTCGACTCTTTTACTTGCGTAAAAAGTGTCTATATGACTCTTCATAATTGTTATTGTCGATGTTTATAAATGTTAATCTATTACTTACATTATGTGATACATTGTTGAAGTtgtgatggatttttttttattgtaaaactAACTATTAAGAAATAATCTTGAAAGCAATCTATAAATCAATTATAGATAATGTGTGATTAAGAAGAGGATTGGGAGCAAAGAGGGTGAGATTAGTAGTATTATTATCATTACTGACATTGGTTTTGATGCAGTGTTGTTTGGAGATGAGAGAAATCCATAGCGTAGAAATGCATTTGCAGTGTCATACTAGAGATTAAAATCTCTTAAGACATCCTCAAGTTTCATCATTTTTATCTTCTGGTTAACATTCTTCTTACCTCCAAAATCCACCCTCAAAATTGCCAGAAAATGCTTCAACTTTTAAATTTGCTAACAGTCACGTTCATTATATACCTTTGATTTTAGATTCTTTacgtatatattaaaatatcttaCATGGCCCTGGGTGCTGATTCAAGTGTCAGATACTTAGATGGAATTTCAGGAATCTTAATAATGGGTCTGAAAGCTTAACCagtaaatattcatataaattaatttatcataCATTGATAAAAAGGCCTACTAAAATAAATTGTTTACACTTTTACTTATGTTTGTTAGATTATTGCATCAAATCAAAACAATAACATATGAAcaagtcatataaacaagttgTCGAGACCTTATTTACCATTTTGAACTGGGTTGCTGCAAGGTCATGTATCTGATTTTAATACGAAGTACTCGACTCGGATCTCATATCCACACCCATGTCTTGTCTAGTGAACGGGTATGAGGAATGAATTGGAGAGTCCTACGAGTTCTAAAAATTACCTTAATCTCAGGTTTTTAATCCTCTTAATACgtgttatttatatttgtatttataattgTTGCAAGTTTATTCCTTATAGtattttttactaaaaattGTTGTTATATACTCaaattataatcaaacataAGGTATGTGATGTGATAACATATATAAGCTAATGAATATTTGAATGAAATCTGATGAattaaatatgtttatatactTAAATATTTGGATATTTTATCAGTTGGATATGCTGACATGTGAATGATTCCATGTTTTAGGGTAGTGGAATGGGCTCTATATCTTCAAGTAAACAAGTTATAGGAAATACTTCAAGTCCTAATTCAAATGTGAATCATGTAACAAATACACGCCAAAGGTCTATAAAGCGTGGTACAAACAATGGTGGCTTTATTCAGCCATCTTCACCACAACCACAAGCTCCAGCTGTGGAAGTGCTGCCAGGAAAGCCTGGTATTACTACTGGGGAATCTTCCTCCCATAAGGAGGGTGGTCCAAAGGGAGGATTTGGGAATGATCACCAACCCCAGCGTAGTAATTCCTTTAACAGGCGGGGAGGTGGTGGGCAGCATCCGCGTGGAGATGCTTCTTATCATCATAGTTCTGGGGGAAGACGTGATCAGGATCGTGGGAATCAGGACTGGAATCATACTCAGCAGAGTTATGGTAGCAGAGACAACTACATGCAGCAGCAGAGAGGTGCTCATAGGGGCTATCCACGAGGCCCGCATGCGTCTCCATTCATTGCTCCTCAACCTTTGCCTGTCCGCCCATATCCTAATCACATGGTTTTCCCCACAGGTGAAATGTTTTGTCATTAATTACATAATAACTTGTATTTCTGCTCTATTTTATTGCTTCCTAACCAACATTTAATATGATAGCAGATGTTCCGCAGCCTGTATTTTATGTTCAAAGTCCGGAATCTCTTAGAGGAGTTGTGCCTATCATGCCACAAGTGGCAGCTCATCCTATGTATTATCCTCCCATTCCAGATCCTCAATTGCATGTTAAGATTATGAATCAGATAGAATATTATTTCAGGTGCTTCGTCATCGTCTTTGTTTACTTTATATTGTGTCTGGTAGTTTTGTTGGGAACCCAGTAACTATTCATCTAACACTTTTGCTTTTGCAGCAATGAGAATTTAGTTAAAGATACATTCTTGCGACGGAACATGGATGAGCAGGGATGGGTTCCTATTAAGTTAATTGCAGGTTTTAAAAAAGTGAGTTGTTATGAATGCgtgcgcgcgtgtgtgtgtgtgtgtgtgtgtgtatgcagTTATGCTTATGCAGTTATGCTTATGCAGTTATGCTTATGCCTctttcatattaaattttctgtttaattttattgaagttcttatttatttttgtatgcGTTACTTTATCATCCATTATTCTCTCTGTTGGACAACATCAGTTCTAGTTGTGGACTTATGATAGTCCTCGGAAAAATTATGCAACTCCATGAAGTCCTGCACCTTACATGTTGTGATGAACTTGTGGAATTGTTAGATTTCTTAGAAATTTTCTCGTATAGGAGATTAACTTGCTATGAAATTTGTGCTGTACTTGTTTCATGTTGTAGCTAAATATATTCTTCTGCCTAATTTAATTGTCTTTTGATCATCAATAACTTAAGATTATAGTAGATTAGTAGTAAAGCTAATTAAAGGTATAGTGTACAGAGTTATGTTTTATCTTCATGTATAAGTCTATTATTTATTGGACAGGGGGTTAGAAATGGATTGTCAATGAATATGGACTCACGTCGACCTTGTTAGATACTCTTTGAGATCTGATTGGCATGATCCATTTAGTAAATGGATTAGATATGGATCACCCATGATTTGATCCAGTATAGACCTGATGTGTTCCTTCTGTACTTGTGGCCTCTTCAGTCTGTTGCATCATACATTCTGATTCTTTGGCAATCCCTCTCTTACATTTCAGCTCATCTTAAACAGTGAGCTGCTGATGAAATCTCAGTGGGTCCTCGATCTTTAATTTCTTCATTCTTAGAACAGGTAATTTTTCTCCTATTGCTCATGGAGCTTGTTCTTGTCTCGAGGGTCGAGGCCCTAACCAGCTTTACTTAGGTTTTATCTAGTAAGAGTGATAGTTTTAATAGCTATATCTTGTGAAGGTGATCTTTTTCGATATTTATTCTGAGTTTTGATGACTCTGGAAGGACAAAGATTGTTATGTTTATAGGAGGTCTTTTATACTTGAGTTGGAATGTGTTTTTTCTCGATTCTTTAGTAAACACCCATTTTGAATTCCAAAAGAGTCGGATTCTGATTAGTTTGTAAAATATTAGGCAGCTGAGCCGATTCTcctaaaaaaattgttataccTGTATTTGCATCAGCTGCGGTCCGACTCGATGCCGATCTGTTTACCACCCAAATTGGTGTAATCTAAGTTACCTGGACTTGGGTATGGGTGTTGGACACGGGTGCAGATCCAAGTGTCAGACccttaatttcttaaaaattaagattcatGGATATGGATGTAAAATTGGACACGGGTACGGGGATTCGGCATATAACCTTTACAGAtgtgatattatttttgtacctacattttatatattataaatttgtaaatagaGTCTTTTACTACTACAAAGACATATACTaattgtttattttatacttatagCATAAATCAAAAGTAGCATGGAAATTAATTTATAGGCGTCCCTCCCTAAAAACAAGTTCGCAGGCTTTATAAATCATTTTGAACGATATTGCTTGAATTCGAAGTGTCTAGTTCTCAATTGAAGGATCCGACACTGATCCCATACCCACACCCAGGTCATGGCTGATCGACACGGGTATGAGGGCAAAATTAatgagtccgggtaacatagggTGTAATGTGTCATAACTACAAAAGTTTATTGAATTTTGTATCGTTGTTTATTTCCAACTGGTCTTGAAGTGTACTTTAGAATGAAGTACAACCTGTGTGTTCTAAATGTAGTTTTGTCAAAAAAACAATGTCATAAATCACTAGgatactatattttattatattctctAGGGAATGCACTAGGACACTATTAGACTTACTGTTAGATGTCATTAGTCTTCACGTAGCCTCTAAGATATTTGGTAACATCTTCTTACCGTCTTCTAGAAGATATCAGTGCACTGTTAAAGCCTTGCTACCAATTTTCTTGCCTACATTAATAGTTTCATACTGATCTTAATGTAATGGCAGTTTCTTGTACTTAGTAGGGTGTGGTTTTCCCAAAttgctactccctctgtcccaaccatttccttacaatttcctttttgagatgtcccgtccaattctttacatttcaaaacttaccaaatatagtataattttataatattaaatttaaccatccccactacttttctccactatatttactttatacattaaatatcgaTCGTTCGTATCACTATCATCACTTTTCTTACATTTTCACTCTTActtcacatattttattaacCTCCATGCCCAACCCAAATGTGAACatttgggtgggacggaggcaGTATATCATTATGAATTTTCTTATTGGTTATGGTCTTCATATTAATAGGTAATATCTTGCATGAATAGTTAATAGTATACCCTGACAATTTagttacaaaaaaaaaactctgtTATGTCCTGCAGTAATGACAAATTCACGCAACATTTGCTCCTTATTAGATTCTCCATCACCGAATGTTGTTAATAGTTAAtttttagaatgattaatttgaaatttaggtACGTTATACATCtcatttttaaattcttttgaaaATTGAACTTTCAGTGCgaatatattatttcttttctgACTTGCACGACTTCAATGGTAGTATCTACCATTCAGTCAATATCCATTCTCATTCAGCTCTGGGTATTATTCTTATtctatttttatgatataaaaccCCCTGAAGTACCTTTCGATGTAGTCAGCGACCTGTAGCAAAGAGATGAAACATTCTTTATCAAGTAGGAAAGTCAGTGGTATCCATAAGCTTATTTATATTCATCTTTCTATAGTTTCTTCACTGAGCTAAAGATGATAATGTGTCCTAGTTTATGTTAAAACATGTCAGAGTTTAGAGGAACAATTTTGGTCCGAATCGAGTGAGAATGATGATGAAACTTTAAATGAAGAGGGACAATCAAAGCATAGCAATCTGAATGGGATCAGCttgtttttgtttgtttccTTTTCTATTCAGAACTTTAGGCGCACGTTGACATAAAACTGATCTAAGCATATCTGTTGTGCTGAAGTGAAGGCCTTCGCTACTGACGGTAGATTCACCTATATCTGCCGATTCTCTATCTATTCTTCTATTAGTTGATGAACTTTAATGCCAAACATATAAAACTCtgtattatatttgtttgcTCATTTATTGAAGGTTTATTAGCTATCAAAAACCTCCAGGGGAGCTCAGTAGTGCATCAGATGGTGTCTAGAAAACTAGTAATCTGGTAGGAGAAATATGTGATACTTTGCACTTACGGCACCATTTTTATCTCTTGCAGGTTATGAATTTGACAGACAATATTCTACTCATATTGAATGCTGTTCAGGCATCGACTGTTGTTGAAGTCCAGGTATTTATTAATTCACAACTTGAAAAAAAAACCCTCTACAGTTGATGAATGATTGAAAATCATTTGGATTGGAGTCATTGGACAACACAGAGATCATTTTTTGTATTGCTGACGTTAATCACTTGAGGCTTCTTTATAGGGTTTAGGTGCTTTCCGTATCATGTTTTTTCCTGATATGTAGAACCCCTCCCCCTCTCACCATAGCCACTCACAGGCAAACACACAACTGAAGTACTAAACTCCCCACCTGTTATTTTGAGTTTTCAGgttaaacattatatataaatttttgcttCAATGTTATTTATAATAGGCATTTATGTTCAATTGTTCAGAATGACAGAATTAGGAAGCGAAATGAGTGGATGAAATGGATCATGCCTCCTGGCCCGTTTTCTCCTGTATCAAGCCCCCAGGCTCGTGCAAAATCTGGTCATGATATGCTAACAGGTCAGTTTCAAGGTGTTACTTTGGATGAGAGGTCGGTGCATGGCCACACTGACATGTTTAAGAAGTCATTATCTGGAGAATTTAGTAGCCAATTGCAACATTCTGGAGGTGAAGGTGATGTTCATTCTGGTTTTGAGCACAAAAGTTCTGCGGGGAGTCTAAGTAAGTGATCACAGATATTTTTCATGCCTAGtctgagagagaaagagagggagTACTTCTATGCCGGTGACAAACATTTTAAGTCTGCTGGGTTGTCTATGTATCTTACCAGTTGGTGATGGTTCTGCGTCGTGGAGTGGGAaatagacaaaaaaaataatagggGAAGAAAAACATAAAGAAGAAACGTAATAAAACTctaataaaacaacaaaaaacGAAGAATATGTTGCGACTTGAAGGAAGTGTTTGAGAATTTTGGATTAATGTTTCATAATGGTTGGGAtcagttttatatatttatatgtgttaTGATTTTGTGGTTTGCTTGTGTATCTTATTGGGGAATTTTGTTCCTACTTCCCCTGAGCTTACTACCCCTCAGCCAGTTTTTGAAAATCTTTGGGGTCTTGATATCTTCCATTGTGGAAGTAAGATGAGTAGCTTCTTGAAGGCCATTGGTGTGTTTTAGCAGATGAAAGCCATAAAGCTCTTGTGGTGAATCGGACTCAATGTGGCTTCATGCACTAGTACTAGTGCATGAATATATGATCTGTGATTTGATCTATGTACTATGTGCTTTTgttgaattttataattaaattcagATATATACATTCATCATCTGTTAAATTTATTGCAAATTTGATTTGCACAAGTGAGGGAGTGTCCTGGGCTTTGTTGTGCCTACACTAGTGCAATTTCAGGTCAGACTAAAGGGTTCACCGGAAAACCATTAAACCAAGTCCTCAACTACTATAAATAATGCTGCCACCTTATGTTGCTTCTTTGTGTATGCTTGTATCcaaatttcttttctgaatgTGGAACTTGGTAAAAATTGCTTGTTTGTGTTGTGGGGTTGTCATGGTTCTGAATATCAGAATTTGATACCAATAACATTGCGTGTTTTTGTTGCCTAGGATGATAGCAGATGATAATGGTTTTAGAATAACAAATGTAGGAATTCGATATTAAGCTTGACTAGAGTTTTGAGGCGGGCAGATATAGCCCCTGTTTGTTTACCAGCTGCTTGTGGGTTTCtggattttttttaagaagttgagaatgctaacttctcagaccaccttttttaaaaaaaaaacattttattaaattatttacttctcacttctaatctacttttttattttaaacgaGAAGTCTTTTTTAAGTTTGTTCAAATGTTCCCATATACTCCTATAGGCTATAGTAGTATTACTGCAGCAGCAGATGCAGCATAGAGTGTATAGACTACATTGGAAATCGGAGATATCCAGCGGGTTAAAGAATGATAGTTTGAGTTATTACGTCCGGAGCATCGTAAACCATTGTCTGGAGGGTTAGGGGTGTCAAATGGATCTGCATGTATTTGAATCCGGatccgaaattttttaaaagataatattcGAATTGGGATCCGAATACTATATGAATACTATATGGATCAGTATAATATTCGGATCCGAATCCGATTTTTaatcagattatatatatatatatatatatatatacatacatacatacatatatatatatatatatatatatattactgttaaaaagaataaaaataaaataaaattgagttATGAATTAAAGTCATTAAAAAcggtttatatttatttaaaaagtaattttttatttatctttcaatataaattttttatcttaaaaatattaaactcgaatgatattatgatatatgtctataatattttataattatataaaattttatagatatattattttatgagtacatatacaaatatacacaCTATAATAACCAAACTATAAAGTTATCAAataatagtatatataaatatatataatatttaaatatcatatatatatataatttcggattcggatattaTCGGATACTAATACGCCTATATCCGTATGTGTATCCGGAATTGTCGGATTTGAATGCAGATAATTTCTGCTTTGTCTCGGATACAGATAATATTTGCTTTATCTTGGATACGAATGCGGAATTTTCGGACTTTTTCAACAGCCCT of Daucus carota subsp. sativus chromosome 3, DH1 v3.0, whole genome shotgun sequence contains these proteins:
- the LOC108214744 gene encoding la-related protein 1C isoform X2; the protein is MAAADTSLSSSSSSSVSMTSPSWTQQEEAPPVISVVIGGESGNQDNSNAGGLKQVWGKPVNVNGSSGGAAVLSAAVATVDVSSRASEAPAAGVVMDTHSWPALSKAPPKSASSDSVPTSHSGSGMGSISSSKQVIGNTSSPNSNVNHVTNTRQRSIKRGTNNGGFIQPSSPQPQAPAVEVLPGKPGITTGESSSHKEGGPKGGFGNDHQPQRSNSFNRRGGGGQHPRGDASYHHSSGGRRDQDRGNQDWNHTQQSYGSRDNYMQQQRGAHRGYPRGPHASPFIAPQPLPVRPYPNHMVFPTDVPQPVFYVQSPESLRGVVPIMPQVAAHPMYYPPIPDPQLHVKIMNQIEYYFSNENLVKDTFLRRNMDEQGWVPIKLIAGFKKVMNLTDNILLILNAVQASTVVEVQNDRIRKRNEWMKWIMPPGPFSPVSSPQARAKSGHDMLTGQFQGVTLDERSVHGHTDMFKKSLSGEFSSQLQHSGGEGDVHSGFEHKSSAGSLSK
- the LOC108214744 gene encoding la-related protein 1C isoform X1 yields the protein MAAADTSLSSSSSSSVSMTSPSWTQQEEAPPVISVVIGGESGNQDNSNAGGLKQVWGKPVNVNGSSGGAAVLSAAVATVDVSSRASEAPAAGVVMDTHSWPALSKAPPKSASSDSVPTSHSGSGMGSISSSKQVIGNTSSPNSNVNHVTNTRQRSIKRGTNNGGFIQPSSPQPQAPAVEVLPGKPGITTGESSSHKEGGPKGGFGNDHQPQRSNSFNRRGGGGQHPRGDASYHHSSGGRRDQDRGNQDWNHTQQSYGSRDNYMQQQRGAHRGYPRGPHASPFIAPQPLPVRPYPNHMVFPTADVPQPVFYVQSPESLRGVVPIMPQVAAHPMYYPPIPDPQLHVKIMNQIEYYFSNENLVKDTFLRRNMDEQGWVPIKLIAGFKKVMNLTDNILLILNAVQASTVVEVQNDRIRKRNEWMKWIMPPGPFSPVSSPQARAKSGHDMLTGQFQGVTLDERSVHGHTDMFKKSLSGEFSSQLQHSGGEGDVHSGFEHKSSAGSLSK
- the LOC108212669 gene encoding bZIP transcription factor 27, which gives rise to MEEIWKDIPNLSSLGNPNNTFDGVKLQESAFLNPNYNLNPVLLPASNNVVLLTPQPNSFSSSSCHQPMTLELCMQSSGSSARRKRFSISRENDDQNNISSSSPTHRCNQRLIKNRESAARSRDRKQAYTAQLVQQLQTLKAENAKLKMKQQLHEAAQALKKHTLKRSASCPF